The DNA sequence CTTACTTAATAGAATATATGTCCTCATTTTAAGTAAAGGCGGCTTAAAACGAGTCATAAAATGAAAATAAGGTTATTCGACTGGTTTTTATGATATTCGTTTAAGGACGGGCTAAGAATTTTACAGGTCGTATAATTTCGCAGTCCTTTTCTTTCGTGGCGGCTGAGGATTGTCGGAATACGGGTCATGCGAATCCGCGCCATCATCACCATATACCTCATTTACCGGCTCTTCCACTCCTTTGTGCCCTCTCTGAAGACGCTTGAAAATGGTTGCAACATCCTCATCTTCGGGAGTGTCTTCCTTAATATTATATACGGGCTCGTGGGCCTTTTGCACGATGGGCTTTACCGGGGCGCATTCTATGCTTTTGACAGTCGATTTGGTCTCTTCGATCACCTTAGTAAGCTCTTCGACCTTTGATGAAAGCTCTTTGATCTTCAGTTCCTTATCCTTGCTTTCGAACTTGAGGTTCATTATTTCGTTGTTGAGCCTCAGTATTTCCGCGTTCTTCTGGTCGATCTCTGCGTTTTTCTGATCGATGTCATATAATAGCTTTGAAACAAAAGCATTGTCCTGCGTCTTTTCGACGGGCACAGGCTTGTTCTGCCCGAACGGAACGAGGGCGGTGGAGGTCTCTGCAGGCTCCGCGAGCACAGACGTACCCGTGTTATTATCACTCTCAGAAGTCATGACTTCCCTGAAGGAATCGACGACCTTAAGCACCTGGTCCGTTGACTCGTCCTCTAATATCGACATTATGTCGCTCAGGTCAAAAAGCGACTTTCCCTTATTTGATTTGTCCGCACCGGTCATTTACTTGAACCGCAACCTACCCCTACCCTAGGCGTCTTAATGTTTAATGCTTCTATACAATAAACCTTTCTGTATGCAAAAATGAAAACTGTCTATCTTCCCGTGTTACATTTTGCCGGTTTTTATGGCGAGTTCGCAGGCGACAATAATAGCTAAAGGTCGCGGGATCAGACAATTCCGCGACCATACCCCTTCTACTTTCTGGTTATAATGAACAGTATCGCTGCGCCTGCCAGAGCGCCAGTCGCGAACATCGCTGCGAACATGGCGATATTGCCTATACCGTCAGATGGTTCGGGTGTCGGCTCCGGTGTCGGCGTCGGTGTCACGGTCGGCATAGGTGTCGGCGTGGCTGCAGGCTCTGCTTCGACCGGGGCAGACCTTACAAGAGTGAAAAGCCCGATATCCGATGGAGGCGAGACCTCTATTCTGCTCATGTTAATGTCCGTGCCGTCGATCAGTTTTGCCGTGTTTACCTGATAATTCGTACCGTCGTATCTGACAAGATAATATACATCTTCCGGCGTGGACTCATTTATAGCAGGAATGTCGAAGGTGAATTTCAGGGTCTCCTGGTTCAGGCTCCATCCGTAATTACAGAATCTTTCGATGCTGACCATTCCCAGGACATCGGTGCTGCACATCCCCAAAGGAAGGCCTTCGAAGCCGGCCGGCTTAAAGTCGATATTATATTTCAGGCCGTCCGGTTTTCCGCCCAGTTCCGCATTGATGGTAAGAGTGAATGTCTCGTTTTCGATCTCATCGCTTTTCTGCACGAGCATGACGGCGCTGAAGAAGCTCTTGCCGGTGACGTTCCCTATTACTGTGCCATTGGACGTCGTGACGTCTATGACGTACTGCTGGAAGGTTGGCTGGCTATAGGCCGGGGATGAACCGCCGCCGGATGGAGGGCTGGGTGTAGGTGTTGCTATCACGTCTCCTCCTCCCGGCGCATCAGGCGGTGTGATCTGTGCCAGTGCATACGAAGAAGAGATACAAACCGTTCCCATAATAAAAGTTAATAATATTGCTGTAGCCAGAATCATATTACATTTTTTGCTAGTCATTTATGCCCTCCGTATATTCATTCTATGTACACCCAGTACCCATAACATGGTTTCAGTGTTGTCAAATTACCCTGGTAATATATGTCTGTCCTTGGAGTATAGTAACCCCAGCCGTTTTTGGACTTATAATTAGTGTTATACCTGTCATATTCCCAGACAATGTGGCTGTTATAGTATACATCACTTACATTACGTTCCATAAAAGTCGGGTTACCTATAAGGTTCCAGCCCTGTTTTAATGGTATTTCAGTTGTCGGGGGGATCGAACCGAAAACTTCCAGGGATGTATTGTTCTCGCTATACACCCAGATACCCATCTTTTCGTTTACCTTTTCAAGCTTACCCTGATAATAGATATCTGTGCGCGGCGTATAATATGCCCAGCCATTTTTATTTGAATAGTCTGGGTCCGATAGGTTATATATCCATACTATGTGTATGTCGTCCTTTATCGAAGCGAACAGGTTTTCTACGCTTGAATTATATTCGTCCAGCACGACCGGTATCGATATGAGATTCCATCCCTTGGGAAGATCTATGGTCACATGTGACTTCTCATCATCGATAACATTGATAATGACACTATCAGGCTCATCTAAGACGGCGTTGCTCGATGCATTACTTAAGCTAAGGTAAAATGTCTCATTTCCCTCGCACCCGTCATCGTCCAGTATCTCCACCGTGAATGACCCTGTCGTATTCCCCGGGCTAAATGTCAGAGTGCCGCTAGCCTGCGTAAAATCGTCCCCCACGGTCGCAGTACCGTTCGATGTGGAATAGTCAACGGTCACTGCAGATGCAGCTGTCCCTGTCATTATTACTGTGATATTCAGGTTCCCGCCGCTTTCGTTGACATTATACGAAGGAGCCGTAAAACCGATGGATGGCCGGGACTCGTTATCGATTATCGTCAGGTTCGCGGTACTGTTGCCGCCGAACATGGCTTTTGACGACAGGTCGCTCAGGGTCAGGCTCAGTCTCTTATCTCCATCGTATGTGGCATCATCAATTATGGGTACTGAGAAAGTCTGTGTAGTGTTTCCGGGAACAAACGACAGTATTCCGCTCACATGTATATAATCTATCCCCGCCATTGCCGTATCGTTAGACGTGGCATATCTTACCGATACAACAGTGTCCGTCCTGTCTGTCAATGTCACCGCTATCGTCTTTGACCCCGAGTTCTCGTTGACCGTATACGCAGACGACGAGAATTGCATGACCGGCTTCGGATCGTCATTAAGGATCGTCAGGACCGACGTGTTCACAGGCCCCAATATCGAACCGTTCGTCGCGTTGCTTAAGGCCAACAGCACTGTCTCATTATTCTCGTAGACCGCATCGTTAAGCAGCGGTATATTAAAAGTCTTTGCAGTCTCGCCGTTATTGAATGTAAGGATACCGTTCGCGGCTGTATAGTCCTGGCCTGCCACTGCCGTTACGCCTGAAGTGGCATAGTTCACTTTAATGATGCCCTCGTCACCGTTCAGGCGATTCACCGTTATGACGGCGTTGCCGGCATTTTCATTGAACTGGTACTGGGCCGCAGAAAAAACCAGCTCGCCTGTAGCGTCATTTTCAACTATGTTGACCGTGACGTTCGAAATGCTGAGCCCGTTAAATTTCAGATCGCCGCTCGAAGATGAGTGGGTTATGACCGATACAGGGTCATCATTGAACATGTCATCATCTATTGCAGTGACTTCTATACACTCAGGTGTTTCCCATCCTGCTGGCGTGAACGTGACCGATGTCCTGTTAAGTGCGACTTTATCGTCGTTTCCGATGCTGATGACAACATCGCCGGCAGGCTCTGATCTCAAGGATATCATATAAACGCCGGAATCCCCTTCATCCAGGTTCATGGATAACGGGGATATGTCTATAATGCTGGACGTGAACGCTTTCAGGCATACGTTGGCCTCATCGAAAGTACCTGAGACGCTCCCGCTGGTCATATCTGTCCAGCTGACCCCGTTCGAACTTATGTAGCTCTCTCCCGGGTTAGAGGATGCATCGCTGCTATAGCCATACCATTTGTCCTCTATAGGGATCGGGTAATTGGTGCCCGGTGTCGTAAGCCTGACGACCACGGAGAACTTATTGCCGGTATGGAGTGCCATCTCGTCATTGAATTTCACCGTATGGTATCCCGCATCGGCTATAACACCCGACTTGTTCCCTAAAAGTGTCGAAGAGACCGGGCCGGATACGACATTATCATAAACGTATATCTCATAGCTTGACCCGGAT is a window from the Methanooceanicella nereidis genome containing:
- a CDS encoding Calx-beta domain-containing protein; translation: MRGCIRGTITLAIIFLLMFSAVTPTGAQYSDPQQIDTIRILNGSSSCEFQKGPVNPEFLAYLQDPPSFMLMEGSGVERVTGLIPSPYDLPGLNYDHMVMYGSDTVSYPVYYDLRTLGKLTGIRDQGSAGSCWAQATYASLESFLLPGELWDFSENNMKNLDGFDRDWDDGGNQYISTAYLARWSGPVNESDDPYSDTSGYSPPGLPVQKHVQDVIFIPGRSGYTDNDAIKSAVMTYGAVYTVMYWSPTYMNYTSNSYRYTSTSSPNHAVAIVGWDDDFDKNNFKTAPAGNGAFIIKNSWGEDWGENGYFYISYYDTRICRENAVFTAEPVTNYDRAYLYDPLGWVSTGGFGSNTAWFANVFTCEAEEMLSAVSFYTPVSGSSYEIYVYDNVVSGPVSSTLLGNKSGVIADAGYHTVKFNDEMALHTGNKFSVVVRLTTPGTNYPIPIEDKWYGYSSDASSNPGESYISSNGVSWTDMTSGSVSGTFDEANVCLKAFTSSIIDISPLSMNLDEGDSGVYMISLRSEPAGDVVISIGNDDKVALNRTSVTFTPAGWETPECIEVTAIDDDMFNDDPVSVITHSSSSGDLKFNGLSISNVTVNIVENDATGELVFSAAQYQFNENAGNAVITVNRLNGDEGIIKVNYATSGVTAVAGQDYTAANGILTFNNGETAKTFNIPLLNDAVYENNETVLLALSNATNGSILGPVNTSVLTILNDDPKPVMQFSSSAYTVNENSGSKTIAVTLTDRTDTVVSVRYATSNDTAMAGIDYIHVSGILSFVPGNTTQTFSVPIIDDATYDGDKRLSLTLSDLSSKAMFGGNSTANLTIIDNESRPSIGFTAPSYNVNESGGNLNITVIMTGTAASAVTVDYSTSNGTATVGDDFTQASGTLTFSPGNTTGSFTVEILDDDGCEGNETFYLSLSNASSNAVLDEPDSVIINVIDDEKSHVTIDLPKGWNLISIPVVLDEYNSSVENLFASIKDDIHIVWIYNLSDPDYSNKNGWAYYTPRTDIYYQGKLEKVNEKMGIWVYSENNTSLEVFGSIPPTTEIPLKQGWNLIGNPTFMERNVSDVYYNSHIVWEYDRYNTNYKSKNGWGYYTPRTDIYYQGNLTTLKPCYGYWVYIE